Proteins encoded within one genomic window of Anaerolineae bacterium:
- a CDS encoding 4Fe-4S dicluster domain-containing protein: MAEEMVPIYIMGKRYEVPSGLTIMKAMEYAGYKLIRGVGCRGGFCGACATVYRIANDPKLYVGLACQTMVQPEMYLAQIPFFPAEKALYDINKLKPVPETIFKLYPQVLRCLGCGTCTKSCPQELDVRAYMAAAMRGDIARVADLSFDCIMCGLCSARCPAEEPQYNIAILCRRLYGKYLAPRSRHLEERLREIQEGKFDEEMKKMKTMSLDELRRMYNERDIEPE, from the coding sequence ATGGCCGAGGAAATGGTCCCCATCTACATAATGGGCAAGCGCTATGAAGTTCCTTCTGGCCTCACCATCATGAAGGCCATGGAATATGCCGGTTATAAGCTCATCCGTGGGGTAGGGTGCAGAGGTGGATTCTGCGGCGCATGCGCCACCGTCTACCGCATCGCCAACGACCCCAAACTGTATGTGGGTCTCGCCTGTCAGACAATGGTGCAGCCAGAGATGTACCTGGCCCAGATACCTTTCTTCCCCGCTGAAAAAGCCCTCTACGATATAAACAAACTCAAGCCTGTCCCTGAGACCATCTTCAAGCTTTACCCTCAGGTATTGCGCTGCCTCGGATGTGGCACCTGCACCAAATCCTGCCCTCAGGAGCTGGATGTGCGGGCGTACATGGCAGCAGCCATGCGGGGAGATATAGCCAGGGTGGCTGACCTTTCCTTTGACTGCATAATGTGTGGGTTGTGTTCAGCTCGCTGCCCTGCTGAAGAACCCCAATACAACATTGCCATCCTCTGCCGTCGCCTCTACGGCAAATACCTTGCCCCAAGGTCCAGACATCTGGAGGAGCGCCTCCGGGAAATCCAGGAAGGCAAGTTTGATGAAGAAATGAAAAAGATGAAAACCATGAGCCTGGATGAACTGCGCAGGATGTATAACGAACGTGACATAGAGCCGGAGTAA
- a CDS encoding NACHT domain-containing protein, whose product MRAEEIIGKLNTELELLANKLSQPGISILIAQVEKPEHQETLALELQRRLKSEVERWLFSPEQLNLPGYILSSEGKRTIFAFGLEGLDSSARKEVYRILNLGREKIGRSGCSLLLWLPGQLINELMRYAPDFWAWVQGVHPLTLPDDEVEKQKVITALRLWGVETLNQLRQRYLEYIVNSYRRLDFRGIIQVRNIVRFPLDRLFVPLVGVKRNREPKVIPFEEHRVPLEEAWKVYRLLVILGNPGSGKSTFLKHLALTFAMGMREEERTPILFSIAEYSMARRTRNLTLLEFIAWRFQQEGLPDFTGLFLSELEKGKAIVLLDGLDEVLTRGEREDIARAMENLAKRYPLSRFIVISRIASYDTALLPPDFTIITIAPFEREQIESFAKNWAMSYEGTALEDKLPPELEKRARRWAEDLIQAVTNHPAIERLATNPLLLTILALIHHQGTRLPQQRVELYRLCLEALAETWNLARSLSGQPIELWLDERRLDAQEMVRILGPVAFWMQENCPGGLIEREKLEVLIAEELKRDGFRPHTARRLAAEFVDLMREQMGLMVEKGPGQFSFMYLSFQEYLIACYAVDQREPYELLRPHLFSSRWREVVLLTAARLGSFSEAQASDFLCKVYEADVFLKEILHRPLLLATRILADDVWVERGLAHSVLDRFWELLKASPYRRLNEEAGLILGMLGTTRYAHYVKELFIKGLKDVDPAVRIRAAWAIGELGRAESGVIEALVIALKDEEAEVRNRVFDALWALAERL is encoded by the coding sequence ATGAGAGCAGAAGAAATCATAGGAAAACTTAACACTGAACTGGAGCTGCTGGCCAATAAGCTCTCCCAACCGGGGATTTCCATATTGATTGCTCAAGTGGAAAAGCCAGAACACCAAGAAACACTGGCTCTGGAACTGCAGCGCCGCCTGAAAAGCGAAGTGGAAAGATGGCTCTTTTCCCCGGAACAGCTAAATTTGCCTGGCTATATACTATCCAGCGAAGGGAAGAGGACAATCTTTGCCTTTGGCCTTGAGGGGCTTGACTCTTCAGCTCGCAAAGAAGTTTACCGTATCCTGAACTTAGGGCGCGAGAAAATAGGCCGTAGTGGATGCAGCTTGCTTCTGTGGCTTCCCGGCCAGCTCATAAATGAGCTCATGCGTTATGCCCCCGACTTCTGGGCGTGGGTTCAGGGCGTTCACCCCCTTACACTGCCCGATGACGAGGTGGAAAAGCAGAAGGTTATTACTGCCCTGCGCCTGTGGGGTGTGGAAACCCTGAACCAGCTCCGTCAGCGTTACCTTGAATACATTGTCAACTCTTACCGCCGGCTGGATTTCCGGGGCATAATACAGGTCCGCAACATTGTCCGTTTCCCCTTAGACCGGCTTTTCGTCCCCCTCGTAGGTGTGAAAAGAAATAGGGAACCAAAAGTTATCCCCTTTGAAGAGCACCGTGTCCCCCTGGAAGAAGCGTGGAAAGTCTATCGCCTTCTGGTAATCCTGGGCAACCCCGGCTCTGGCAAGAGCACTTTCCTCAAACATCTGGCCCTCACTTTTGCTATGGGTATGAGGGAAGAAGAACGCACTCCCATCCTCTTCTCCATCGCTGAATACAGCATGGCCAGACGCACCCGGAACCTCACCTTGCTGGAGTTTATCGCCTGGCGCTTCCAGCAGGAAGGCCTTCCTGACTTCACAGGGCTTTTCCTCTCAGAGTTAGAAAAAGGGAAAGCCATTGTGCTTCTGGATGGCCTGGATGAAGTATTGACCCGGGGTGAGCGGGAAGATATAGCAAGGGCAATGGAAAATTTAGCCAAGCGCTATCCCCTCAGCCGTTTCATTGTTATTTCCCGCATCGCCAGTTACGATACCGCCCTTCTCCCTCCTGATTTCACCATCATCACCATTGCCCCCTTTGAGCGAGAACAGATAGAAAGCTTTGCCAAAAACTGGGCCATGTCCTACGAAGGTACAGCCCTTGAAGATAAACTCCCACCAGAACTGGAGAAGCGCGCCCGGAGGTGGGCTGAAGACCTGATTCAGGCCGTGACCAACCATCCAGCTATTGAGCGTCTGGCCACTAATCCTTTGCTCCTCACCATTCTGGCCCTTATCCACCATCAGGGCACGCGCCTCCCTCAACAGCGAGTGGAGTTATACAGGCTTTGCCTTGAGGCTTTAGCCGAGACCTGGAACCTGGCTCGCAGCCTTTCGGGCCAGCCCATAGAGCTATGGCTGGACGAGCGAAGGCTGGATGCCCAGGAAATGGTACGGATCTTAGGCCCGGTAGCTTTCTGGATGCAGGAAAATTGCCCCGGTGGCCTCATAGAGCGAGAGAAACTGGAAGTATTGATAGCTGAAGAACTAAAGCGGGATGGCTTTAGACCTCACACAGCCCGCAGACTGGCGGCTGAATTCGTGGACCTCATGCGGGAGCAGATGGGCCTTATGGTGGAAAAAGGCCCGGGGCAATTCAGCTTTATGTATCTATCATTCCAGGAATACCTGATTGCCTGCTATGCAGTGGATCAGAGGGAACCCTATGAACTCCTCAGACCCCACCTTTTTTCTTCCCGATGGCGAGAAGTGGTTCTCCTCACGGCAGCAAGGCTGGGGAGCTTCTCTGAGGCCCAGGCTTCCGATTTCCTGTGCAAAGTGTATGAAGCAGATGTGTTTCTCAAGGAAATATTGCACAGGCCCTTGCTCCTGGCCACCCGCATACTGGCCGACGATGTCTGGGTAGAGAGAGGACTGGCTCATTCGGTCCTTGACAGATTCTGGGAACTCTTGAAAGCTTCCCCTTACCGAAGATTAAACGAAGAGGCAGGGCTCATTCTGGGAATGCTTGGAACCACCCGTTACGCCCACTATGTTAAGGAATTGTTCATCAAGGGTTTAAAAGATGTGGACCCGGCTGTGCGCATCAGAGCAGCCTGGGCCATTGGTGAGCTTGGTCGGGCGGAGTCCGGGGTTATAGAAGCCCTCGTTATAGCCCTGAAGGATGAAGAAGCAGAGGTGAGAAATAGAGTATTTGACGCTCTATGGGCGCTGGCGGAGAGATTATAA
- a CDS encoding FAD-binding protein yields MSYTPEMRESIKKVEATRPHRLHNDYPPMSPQEKQELLSRFHPDYIEDQMRPIRVGVSKGQRMPLELADVMEGKPRIDPDKFDLSEVHYETDVLVIGGGGAGAAAALMAQEHGAKVLLATKLRFGDANTMMAQGGIQAADKPNDSPAIHYLDVVGGGHFVNIPELVEILVMDAPFVIKWLEDLGMMFDKEPDGTMRTQHGGGTSRKRMHSARDYSGAEIMRTLRDEVRNRCQDITVLEFSPAIELLLDENGQCAGAILMNLETGEHLVVKARCTVLATGGSGRLHYQGFPTTNHYGATADGLVIGYRAGVPLIFLDTMQYHPTGAAYPEQLVGLLVTEKVRGLGAQVLNVDGEQFVFPREPRDVESAAIIRECVERKKGIRTPSGICGVWLDSPMIDILHGPGTIQRELPAMVRQFKRFGIDITKEPILVYPTLHYQNGGLQYNPDGSTVVPNLFAAGEVTGGVHGRNRLMGNSLLDVLVFGRRAGTSAALRSKEVKLGRLTLDHVRQWIRELKEAGIEPGVESPILLPDYTRKVK; encoded by the coding sequence ATGAGTTATACGCCTGAGATGCGGGAATCCATAAAGAAAGTGGAGGCCACAAGGCCTCACCGCCTCCATAACGATTATCCTCCCATGAGTCCTCAGGAAAAACAGGAACTTCTGAGCAGGTTCCATCCGGATTACATTGAAGACCAGATGCGCCCCATCCGGGTGGGGGTGAGCAAGGGGCAGCGCATGCCCCTGGAACTGGCAGATGTAATGGAAGGCAAGCCCCGGATTGACCCCGATAAATTTGATCTTTCTGAAGTGCATTACGAGACAGATGTGCTGGTGATCGGCGGAGGGGGAGCAGGAGCCGCCGCTGCCCTTATGGCCCAGGAACACGGAGCAAAGGTCCTCCTGGCCACCAAATTGCGCTTCGGCGATGCCAACACCATGATGGCCCAGGGGGGAATCCAGGCCGCCGATAAGCCCAACGATTCCCCCGCCATCCATTACCTTGACGTGGTAGGAGGAGGCCACTTTGTCAACATCCCGGAGCTGGTGGAGATTCTGGTGATGGATGCCCCCTTCGTCATAAAGTGGCTTGAAGACCTGGGAATGATGTTTGACAAAGAGCCCGATGGCACAATGCGAACCCAGCACGGTGGGGGAACTTCCCGCAAAAGGATGCACTCCGCCAGAGATTACTCTGGCGCTGAAATCATGCGCACCCTCAGGGATGAGGTGCGAAATCGCTGCCAGGATATAACGGTTCTGGAATTCTCCCCGGCCATAGAACTTCTCCTGGACGAAAACGGGCAGTGCGCTGGCGCCATCCTGATGAACCTGGAAACCGGAGAGCACCTTGTAGTTAAAGCCAGGTGCACCGTCCTGGCTACGGGGGGAAGCGGCCGCCTCCATTACCAGGGCTTCCCCACCACCAACCACTATGGCGCCACCGCCGATGGCCTGGTAATCGGCTACAGGGCTGGCGTGCCCCTTATCTTCCTGGACACAATGCAGTATCACCCCACTGGCGCTGCCTACCCCGAGCAACTTGTCGGACTTCTGGTGACGGAAAAGGTGCGGGGCTTGGGGGCCCAGGTCCTTAATGTGGACGGGGAGCAGTTTGTCTTCCCCAGGGAACCAAGGGACGTGGAATCGGCCGCGATTATAAGGGAATGCGTGGAGAGAAAGAAAGGGATCAGAACCCCAAGCGGGATTTGCGGGGTCTGGCTTGACTCCCCCATGATTGACATCCTCCACGGCCCTGGAACCATCCAAAGGGAACTGCCGGCCATGGTGCGCCAGTTCAAACGCTTCGGCATTGACATCACAAAGGAACCCATCCTGGTTTACCCAACCTTGCACTACCAGAACGGAGGCCTGCAATATAATCCCGATGGCTCCACAGTAGTGCCAAACCTTTTCGCTGCTGGAGAAGTAACGGGTGGGGTCCACGGCCGCAACAGGCTCATGGGCAACTCACTGCTGGATGTCCTGGTCTTCGGCAGGAGGGCAGGCACCTCAGCAGCACTCCGGAGCAAAGAGGTGAAGCTTGGCCGGCTCACCCTGGACCACGTCCGGCAGTGGATTCGGGAGCTTAAGGAAGCAGGCATTGAGCCTGGGGTGGAGTCCCCCATCCTCCTTCCCGACTATACCCGCAAGGTGAAATAG
- the hypA gene encoding hydrogenase maturation nickel metallochaperone HypA: protein MHELGVTQGLLSLVLEEAEKIGAKRILTIDIVIGELSSYVDDSVQFYFDILSQGTIAEGAKLVFHRRKGKALCLNCGHQFEVGLPLPEGCPQCGSPYLQVNGGREFYVESFEAE, encoded by the coding sequence ATGCATGAGCTGGGAGTGACCCAGGGCCTTCTGAGCCTTGTCCTGGAGGAAGCGGAAAAAATCGGCGCCAAACGCATACTGACAATAGACATCGTTATCGGCGAATTGAGCAGCTATGTGGACGATTCGGTCCAGTTTTACTTTGACATTCTTAGCCAGGGAACCATAGCGGAGGGAGCCAAACTTGTATTCCACCGGCGGAAGGGTAAAGCCCTTTGCCTGAACTGCGGACATCAGTTTGAGGTTGGCCTCCCTTTACCTGAAGGGTGCCCCCAGTGCGGGAGCCCTTACCTCCAGGTGAATGGAGGGAGAGAATTCTATGTTGAAAGCTTTGAGGCCGAATGA
- the minD gene encoding septum site-determining protein MinD gives MESRVITITSGKGGVGKTTITANLAAALAMAGHQVVAVDADIGLRNLDVMLGLENRIVYDLVDVAEGRCRLRQALIRDKRLNNLFLLPAAQTRDKTAVQPADMVKICDELRPDFSFILVDSPAGIEHGFRTALAPADEVIIVTTPEVAAVRDADRVIGLVEAAGKESIKLTINRIKPEMVERGDMLSVEDVLEILAIPLIGVIPEDAEVIVATNKGTPIVLNTSSPSGQAIKDMARRLLGEEVPFPSLRGKENLLNVLGRWLRRR, from the coding sequence ATGGAAAGCAGGGTTATAACCATAACTTCCGGGAAAGGAGGGGTTGGGAAAACCACTATAACTGCCAATCTGGCAGCAGCTTTAGCCATGGCTGGCCATCAGGTGGTTGCCGTTGATGCGGACATTGGCTTAAGGAACCTGGACGTTATGCTGGGCCTTGAAAACCGGATTGTCTATGACCTGGTAGACGTGGCTGAGGGGAGATGCCGCCTGCGCCAGGCTCTGATCCGGGATAAAAGGCTCAACAACCTCTTCCTTCTTCCGGCGGCTCAGACCAGGGACAAAACAGCCGTGCAGCCTGCGGATATGGTAAAGATATGCGATGAACTGCGTCCGGATTTCTCCTTCATCCTGGTGGATTCTCCGGCAGGCATAGAGCACGGATTCCGCACAGCCCTCGCTCCAGCTGATGAAGTTATCATAGTCACCACTCCGGAAGTGGCGGCGGTTCGCGATGCCGATAGAGTCATAGGCCTCGTAGAAGCCGCAGGGAAGGAATCCATAAAGCTGACAATCAACCGGATTAAGCCCGAAATGGTGGAGCGGGGGGATATGCTCTCAGTGGAGGATGTGCTGGAAATCCTGGCCATACCCCTTATAGGAGTGATTCCGGAAGACGCAGAAGTAATAGTCGCCACCAACAAAGGGACTCCCATTGTGCTGAACACTTCTTCCCCTTCGGGGCAGGCTATCAAAGACATGGCTCGCCGGCTCTTGGGAGAGGAAGTTCCTTTCCCCTCCCTCAGGGGAAAAGAAAACCTTCTGAACGTTCTCGGCCGATGGCTACGCCGCAGGTAA
- the minE gene encoding cell division topological specificity factor MinE: MSFFNIRSSKSSREIAKERLKLMLVQDRIQVSPGLMEEIKEAFLTSLGKYLEMDREKAELSLQIGEKHTQLVATVPIKGVKRKLNDD, translated from the coding sequence ATGAGTTTCTTCAACATAAGGAGCTCCAAAAGCAGTCGTGAAATAGCCAAAGAGCGGCTCAAGCTCATGCTCGTTCAGGACAGGATTCAGGTTTCTCCGGGCCTCATGGAAGAAATTAAGGAGGCATTCCTCACCTCGCTAGGAAAATACCTGGAAATGGATAGGGAAAAAGCGGAATTGAGCCTGCAAATAGGAGAAAAGCACACCCAGCTCGTTGCCACCGTCCCGATAAAAGGGGTGAAGCGGAAGCTTAACGATGATTAA